The DNA segment aaatccacttgcctctgcctcctgagtgctggggttgtttgccaccaccactgcccacctaaACAGCCAGTGCTAGTCTCCCAGTctgtgggaatcaaacccagtctCCCACAGGACAGGCAGGGATACTCAGCACTGGACTAACGAGGATGACTGTCTCTTGCTGGTGATTTTACTGTCTACAAAGGTGTGAGTCTCAGTATCTTGCTCTGACTCTGGAATGAACTTTGATACTTTGCAGTTTATCCCCCTAAACAGAAAACAGGTTGAAGTTTTTGAGTACGGCTGTTGATGCTGGTGACCCTCAGGCAGTTTATTCGGGGCTCTggtcctcttctcttcctttccatgGCTTGGTCCTTTCCACCTTGGCAAAGTACACGTGTGCCTGGAAGAGTGTAAGCTGTTCATTGTCTTTTGCACTTGGGAAATGACTTGGGTTAGTCAGAAGAGGTCTAACTTGATTGGCTAGGGCCCTGTAAAGCCTGGCAACAGCATCCTGCGGTTACGTTAGGGCCACGGGGATTGGAACAGTCTCTTCAAGGTGGACAGGTGGCCTCTGCTTGGAAACACAGGGCTCAGTTGTCAGGTCCTGACATTGTGGTGCATGCCCTCCTTCTCttttaatatacacatatattaaatgTATGGattatatatgttaaatataaggaatgaatatatacacacacacatatgtggagaGAGAGGTTATAATTAcatacatcatttccctcttccctttcctccttccatacCATCTCATATATCCCCCACCTTGTTCTCTTtccaattcatggcctctgtagttgttgttgttgtgttattattggtgtgtgtgtgtgtgtgtgttttactaaaTACATAAACACCACCTGCTCAGTACATAATGGTACTTGTATGTCtatattttcagagctgaccatttggtattggatagccagttggtgtgctcttccctggggaagactgttcctcctgctcccagcattccttaggtGCCTGGAGTTGGCCACTGTTGAAGCCTCTCAGGTTTTTCCCTTCCACGTTAGCATGCCTAtcggtgttgtccttgttcagctcaagTTTAGGCAGCTGTGTTAGTGAGATTTCcagggtgtagcttctgacatttctaggagacataatcttACAGCAGACTCCCTGTTCCCAGGCTCTTAGAGTTTTTCTTCTACAGTGACCCTGAGCTTTAGATGCTGGAGTGGTGTCATCGATGTGCCACTTGGGACTGGGCTCCGACGCTGCCTTTTGATTGGTGTGGTTTTCTGCAGTGGTCTCTGTctcttgcaaagagaagtttccctgATGAGCGAGGACTACACTTAACTGTGggcataaggacaaatatttggaATGTAGTTAGTCTGCTGCATGCCCCCTTTttgaggtgctggagaaggaacccaAAGGCTCGCTCATGCTGGGCAAGTACTGTAcctctgagctacacccctagcccagcccagccctgactGTGACTTCTCTTCAGGGTCATTCTCTGTGCCAGGTTTCCGCAGGTGCTCGGTGTGTCCGTATGTGTGACATTACAGTGTCATAGCAACTCAATGGAAGTGGGGGGAAAGCCGTTTTTGATGACCCGAATTCCCTTCTCCTGGGGGGAGAATAAACCTTTCTGCACAGTATTTATCACACCTAGGGAGCCTCTTGGgctctgctcttccagcttcTGGTTTGACAGGTTAGAAACACGCCATTGAACCGGGGCCAGTCAGGGCCGAGGGAGTGGTCCTGCTCCCCTACCTTCGCCCATCTGTTGGGTGACAGTGTAGGAGGCAGCCTTACTCACTCTGTGAGGCTGTGCTGCCTACAGAAGGGAGCTTGGGTGTGTAGATGCTGACCTGGCTCTGCCGATTGGGTTTCATCTCTCAGTGGCAGCTTCCTGTGTCCATCTGTGGGCAGTGAGCCCCCTTGCATCTTAAGGACAGTCTAGGAAGGCCTGTGGTACAGTGGTTTGTCATCTTTGACATGGGAAAGGGCCATGGAGGTCTGCTCTCCAGCTTTTCTGCTTTAGTAGTTTTCCAGGAAAATTTGTCTTCCCTTGGACTTAACCTGGAAGAAGCATTAGTTATGCCAAGAATGGTAGAGAGTCAAAATGAGTGGGTAGTGATTGATTAGCTAAGATCTGGCTGACTGGCTGATTTGGCTGTTGCTAGCATGATGTAAATAAGAATAAGtagcaggccaggcagtggtggtgcacacctttaatctcagcactcgggaggcagaggcaggcggatctttgtgagtttgaggccagcctgggctaccaagtgagttccaggaaaggcgcaaagctaacagggaaaccctgtctcgaaaaaccaaaattaaaaaaaaaaaaataataattagcatCCCTATGCATCCTGAGAAGTTTGAGGACCTTCTCTGAGGTGCCAGAAGTGTTGCAGCAACTTCTGGGGTTGGTAGGAGAGATAAGAGAACATGGCCAGTGGACCAAACTGCCTTAGAGTCCGGCCCTTATCTTCTCTCGTGACCCAGGCCCTATCTGGCAGAGCCCTGCCCTTCCAATTGTAGTCTGCCTGGGCTGCAGTAAGGCTTTGGGCTGTGCTAAGGTTAGCTTCCCTGCCTGTGCTTGAAGCAGGAGATACAGTAAACTTCTGTAAGCTGCTGGAGGGAAGAGATGGGTCTGTAGGAGTTCACGGCTCTACTAAGAGCTGGATGTGATGGCTAGCTGTGAATGTATACGTTTCCATGTTTCTTTCCTACCCCAGAGAGTGTtgacaccttccttccttccttccctccctcccttcctccctccctccctccctccctccttttcccttcctcaccccctccttccctccctccttcttgatttattggttgtgtgtgtgtgtgtgtgtgtgtgtgtgtgtgtgtaagtgcggGTGGGCAGCACTCACGTGGAAGCCAGGGGTCAGCCTGCAGGACtcctctcctgcttcctttctgtggTTTCCGGTGatggaacttaggtcctcaggttTGCACTCCAGACccctttgtctgctgagccagCTCTAAGTACCATTTCTCTTGGTCCTTAAGACCATTTCTAAGTTCATTGCgcgttttcttccttttcagtaaACGTATGTATGCACTTGTTGTTTTGAAACCGCAGGTTGTGGAGGCTTCCTCCTTAAGCTGGGGCACCAGAATAAGAGGCTTCATCGCATGTTTTGCTGTAGGAATCCTCTGCTCACTGCTGGTAAGagttccttccgtccttcctgaTTCTCGGctctattcttttccttttacctGCTTTTCTCCCGGCAGCCTCATTAAATTGAATGGTTGGGGGGCGGGGAGATAGGAGGCCGGGAgggcagctgggtggtgggcgTGGCATTGCTGTGCTCACGAGTCCTGTGCTTCCCCTTCTAGGGTACTTTCCTGCTGTGGGTGCCCAGGAAAGGACTGACCCTCTTTGCGGTGTTTTACACCTTGGGGAACATGGCATCAATTGGGAGgtaacctttttcttttctcctttttccaaCCTTGCTGTTTATTAGGTGATAAAATGTCCATCGTAtttgagggagggagaaggagggagaagaaggatgcTTCGTATCTTTAAggagctgggaagaaggaggagttTTGGCATATATCATGTTCATATCCTCTTTTTGCAAAACATCCTGTATCTTAGATTATCTTTCGCCCCTGGCAGAGGGCAGAAAACGGTCACCACTTCTTCGCCTGTGAGGGAACACAGCACAAAGCATGGGGATGGTTTCCCCGAGGCACACAGTATGGCCAACCCTCCCATGCTGGTTTCACCGCCCTCAGAGACTGGAGGCAGCTGCTGCTTCTGGCAGCCACGGGTCAGGCGAGGGACTGTGCGCCTGGGACCTGGTTACTATGGAGTGCCAGACCGTCCTGGGCTTGAGGACCAGGCTCCTGTGTCAGGGCATCTGATGGGTGCCTTCCAGGGGAGGTTAGCCGTTCTGCCTGCTTCAAGTGCACGGGTAGCTTGAGTTGACCCTGGCCTCCACCTGGTGCTTCAGGCACACCTGTGCAGACAGTGCCAGGCCTACCTCTGGTGGGAAATGCTCGCCTGGCCCTATCAGAATGGACTTCGGGAACCTGACTGGGCcgtctttccttccctttccccttctctcccctgtgCTTCTGTAAATGGCTTCAGAGTACTGTGGGGAGAGGGTCCAGGAGTACAAGTTTTCCGCTGTTAACCCAGCCATAATAACTCAGTTGctgttgtatttcttttcttttaatattttaatttttttgtatatgagtcttttgcctgcgtgtgtgtctgtTTGCCACGCATACGCCTGGAGcctgcggaggtcagaagagggcaccagattccctggacctggatttagatacagttgtgagccaccatgtgggtgctgggaattgaaccttggtcctctgctagagcagccagtgctcttaaccactgagccatctctccagcgccgttgctgctgttgttgtttttctacttGGCTTTCTTCCCCATCCCTGTGGCCGTTTATCCCCACTGATTGATTTTGGAGTCACTGGGTAAGTCCTGTCGCCTCTGCTGGACTCAGAGACTACCAAAGACAGGCACACTGGATCTCTCTCGCCAGCGAGGCAGTGAGACACGGACCAGTATCGCAGCAGATAGTGTGCTGAGAAGCTCTGAGAGGGCTGGCCTGACAGTAGGTCAGGGACGATTTCCTGCAAAGGCGGCGTCTGGACTATTCTCAGCTTTGTGCACCTCCTCCTACCTCAGCTACCCTATCATATTCTGTTGGGTTTCCACATCCCCTTTTTGCCCCCCATCTGGGCTCTTTTCTTCTGAGCTATGGGACCTTGGTGCGAGCCCCTCGTGTggctccctgccccctctctgcAGGTGGAATCCAGACTTGGTGCTTCTTCCCAGGCCAGTCTCCTCGTCTGTGGTCCTGCCCATCTCTCTGCTCCCCGGTTGTCATTTGTTAAATCCTGCCTCTAACGTCACCTCTCGCGTGAGGCTGTGCTGATCACCACCTCCTTCCCGGGACTGTTGACCTTCTCCTCCAGGGTCTTTCCTGTACCATTTATATTTACGTGACAGCCTGGGTAGCAGTGACTGATGTTGCCCTTGAAGCTTTCTCAGGTACTAGCTTTTTGTGGGGTTTGCCTTGGGGCCCCCAGGGTGGGTTCAGTGAACAGAGTGAGCGTAATTATACAGATGCGTTGCTTACTCCAAAAGAACTCTTTAGCAGTTCTTAGTGGGACAGACGCCATAGCACAGCTGAGGGAAACAGTGGAGGGCACCTGTTACTTCATGGTGTTACTAGGAGTTTCTGACTTTACACGGAATCTATTCATACATGGAATCTATTTATATACGTGTGCCTTGAGTCTGCTGCTTACCCTGTTTGGTGAAGAACCTCTGAGCATGGAGACTTGAGCTCAGAAAACAGCTTAACTTCAAAGACGTAttgtaaacaacaaaaacaaaacgaaaaaccaTGCCTTTCATTGAGTGTTTGGTAGTCAATGACATCTGCTGTCACTTGTATTGAGTGCCAGCTGTAAGGAGCTCAGCACTTCTTCGTGATCCAGAGAGCGTGACTCAAACCTCGTGCCTGTACCTGATGTGTTAGGCGTGTGGATCCGCTTGCTCACTTGTGACCACTCCCATTAGCCAGCGTCCAGTTTCCTTCATACAGATTCACGCTGAGGGTACCTTTAGAACAGAGGGGGTTAAGCACTAGTGCTTTGGATTCCTAGCTGTGTGATCTCAAATAGGCAAGCTAATCTCTCCCTTTCATATCTCTGAAGTAGGAACAGTGACAGCCATCTCAGAATCGTTGAGGGGCTGAAGTGAGTGCTGTACGCACCCCTGACATTTAGCAAGCATCCCCTGGTAGCAGATGTTGCTCTTACCATCATTACAATTCCGGGAGAGTACGAAAGTGTCCGTGTTTTTTGTTTCGTAAATCCGAGCTCTTGGTTTGTTTCTGTGGGTAGGTAGTCAAGGATGCAGAGTAACCCATCTTGGAGAGAGGGCGATGTGAGTGACTCCGCAGTCCGACCCACGTGCACTTATGGCCCTGTTCTTCTATCAGTGGGGTGACCTTGGTTATGTAACCTCTTGggctttttcttcctctgaaatGAATGTACTAATTGTCCCTACTTCATAGGTCCTTGATGGATCAAATGAGGACAGCGCACAAAAGGCCTGCAAGGCCAGTGCCTGGCAAGAGCGGCTCCTAAAGATGCTGTTCCTGTTTTCGCCACAGGAGCTCTTGGGGAGGTGGCTGGTGCGCCTCTGCTCTGCCTCTAatggctcgtgtgtgtgtgtgtttgcctcttAGTACCATCTTCCTCATGGGGCCAGTGAAACAGCTGAAGCGCATGTTTGAGCCGACGCGTCTCATTGCCACCATCCTGGTGCTGGTAAGGACAGACGGCTTGGGAGGTGGGAGcctgtcctttctttccctttttaacCCTGGGGATTAAACAGGCTCTCAGGCATACGGGGCTTCATAagttgttcaggctggccttgaacctgctgtCTGCTTGcctcactctcctgagtgctgagatcgcAGGCATGAACTGCTATGTATGGCTggaaggttctctctctctctctctgtgtgtgtctctctctctctccttccctctctccctccctcccttccctccctccctccctccttccttccgtcctttcttttttctttctttccttctttcttgtttttctatgtgtagctctggctctcctggaactcactctatagcccaggctggcattgaactcacagagatctgcctgcctctgtctccagagtgctgcggttaaaggcatttgccaccaccacctgccttgTAAGGTTTTATTTCTATCCTGTCAACACAGactatctctttctttttttgacccAGTTATCCATCTAGCTGTCAAAATCTTTCCAGACCCCATTCTCATAATTATCAGTATTGCGAGGTTTGAACTTGATCGGCATACTTCTAATTTTAGTTCAGTTTGTGGGTCTCCCATTCATTCACACAAGACTGTTCTCTACGGCCATGACTGTGTTAGCAATTTATTTACATTCTTGCAGAGTGCAGTGCTGGACACAGAGTGTTTAGGGCACACTGATTACGAGGTGATAGAGGAGTATGAAGAAAGGTATGGAAGGTGGCGGGAGCAACCACTGCTTTTTCCAGCCTCAGATAGATGTGGATGGCCTGACAGCTCTGTAGTGGAAAGACTTTCTAAGAAAGGACACAGGGCGGTGTCAGATGACAGGTAAACAGATAGCAGGCTTCCTGGCCGTGCGACTGACATCTCATGGTGACCTTTGTCCTCACGCACCTTTTCTACTCTGGAGCTAGGTCACAGAGAGGTTGGTGGCCGCTTACTTTTGTGTCTTGAATGAACAGATTGATGAGTGAATGACCGGTCCAGGAAGGTGCTTTCATTTGCTGACATTTAGGGAGATCTTAAACAGAAGCACAGCTGTCCCTTTCCAGTCTGCatgcatttttattgttgtgttgGAGTTCTTCTCTGACACGGCCGTTCAGGTGGGTTAAACGCTTTGAACCACATTGTATTAATTGGTGTTTCCTCTTCTTCTAGTTGTGTTTTGCACTTACCCTGTGCTCTGCCTTTTGGGTAAGTGTGAACTCTAGTCTTCTGTGACCTTCTGGTTTAGATCCCTTGTCACACACTTTCCAGTCACTGTGTCCCTTTTTTTTAGTGGCATAAAAAGGGGCTCGCGCTCATCTTCTGCATTTTGCAGTCCTTGGCCTTGACCTGGTAAGTAGCATCAGTGtccttcctccacccccagccctgccttTGACTTGTGGAGGGAAAGCAGAGAAACCCCGTGTGTTATGGGTGGGAAGGTTAGGAGAACACAGACGTCAGTAATGCAGCAGAAGTCAGGCTTCAGAAGCCAGTTGACTCGGCCCACTGCCAATAGATGCCATTAGCGGTCTTGAGTGGTCACCAGGGGCCTCGGGCCACAGCGTTTTTGCTGAGCTCACGATCAGTTGTGAGATGTACAGCTACTCATGTCCAGTAAGGGCAAGGACAATGAAAGTATTATAAAGGCTGGTAAAAAGAGGCCAGGACTCAACTAGACACGTCCAGAGAAGGATGCTGCTGAGAAAATCAGTGATTGTGATGGGGTGACCATTCATTCCATAGAAAGATGAAAATGGCATTGTCAGCTGAGTTGAGGGAGCAAGCAGTAGCTAAGGAAATGAAAACCCATGTGGAGGTAGGCCGGCTTTGGGGAATTTCAGGTGAAGGTTAGGAGATTGTAACTCAGAGGCCAAGTACTGGTCACGGCTTTTTAAAACTGTAGATTCTTGGTTATTTAAACCTGTGTTTAACATCCAAgggtggggtgtggtggcatgtatcTAATCCGAGGCATTTCTGTGTGACTTTGGAAGTTTAATCCATCAGTTAGGATGTCCAGCAGAACAGTTTCAGTACAGTGTGACTAGTCTGTTTGGGATAAAAATGTCTGCTAGGATGCAGAGAAAAGGGAGGCTGTGGGCATCTAAATAGACTTCTCCTGGCCAGTGAACACCTAGTTAGTAGAAGTGGATCTTGGGAATCTAAGCTGGATGCCATCTTCCTTTTGGAACTTTGACCTTCTGAAGAAATACTCTTGTTTGCTGCTTCAGACTTGACCATACTCACAAGTTAAGCACGTGTGCGTGGAAAGTGGAAGTATGGAGAAGAATGGTGACCTGGTTTCAGCGAGACACATTTTGCCAGTAGATACTACAAGGGCCTGGCTTGATGGCTTATGTTTCTAGTGTGGTCTTCTTCTGGGTGCAGAAATTGGTACCTTCATATACACAGCTCTGTTGCAAGCCTCTAAGGAGTCAGCATTCCTCTGGCTCAGGAAGATGGTGGCACCCTTTAAACTGATGCTGCTCTTTGCTTCTCTTAAGTCTGACTGACTTACACGCTGACTGACACACAGGGCAGGCATCTCTCCCCTGTGTAGTTTTTGTACAGGCAGTGTGGCTTGGGTTCTTGAAGCACTGCACCACGGTGCATTCTCATCTATAGACTGGTAGGTggtggcttttttttaaatttgtgagaACAGATAGAAACTTGATGTCACCTGGGTTGAAGTGAAGTTCTCCTGAGAACTTACAAAGCATTAGATCACTATTGATGAGGATGTTAATTGCAGTTTCTGCACATGGGACTCTGATGTCATATGGGCATCTGGAATCTGCCTGTTTTAGTGGTCACTGCTGGCTCATGTGGTTAAGTAGTACCACAAGCAAGGCTGGGGTCAAAGGGGTCATTGTTATACGGGCCTTTTGTAGTCCTCTCTGCCACGTAGCTACTTACAGGTCGGGCAGAGTGTTTATGagatgtgtgagtacataccagtaGGGATAAATCACTGGATGCTCTTAGAGCCTCGGGGGCTTCCTGCTGGGGAATTTTCCACTCCCTCCGTTCAATTtgatcttgcttttcttttctttgtaggtATAGCCTCTCCTTCATACCATATGCAAGGTAAGACTAACTATGTATTTAGAAATAGAGATTCTTTGATTTGTGAACCATGATGTGTTTATATAGGACTTTTAATTcttaaaagatctatttatttttattttaatgtgtattttgtctgcatgtatatttatCTGCCAGGTGTGTGCATTTCTTGTgcaggttagaagagggtgttgaatcccctggaattaatagatggttgttagctgctgtgtgggtgttgagaattgaacctagttcttctggaagagcagcaaatgctcttaaccactgagccatctctctagctcctgcaTATGGACTTTAGTTTGGAGATTTTAGTTTGGTTGCAGGAAGCACATGCTATTTATCAGTACTaaactgatattttatttatcagtacTAAAATTCTTTGAGCTAGTTAGGCATAGGTCATGGATCTGTTTATAGATTGCTATGATAAGATTGGTTCTCCTGATCTCATTATTCAACTAGTGATGTGTTGGCTAGACTATAAGTTCCTGGTGTTTGGGGCATCTACTCTAATAGAAAGTGCAATGATGCTCATTAGTATTCCTTTAATTTGTAGCTTTGAGGTGGTGGGGGTCCTTAGTGCATGCCTGTTTTCTCACAGGGGCTCACTCAGGGAAGGGTCTAGAGGGAAAGCAGGGCCAGGACTCCAGGGGGCCAGTGTTTCCTAGTCAGCAGTGTGAGCTTGGTGACTTTATTGACCACCAAGACCTCAGATGAGACTTGGATAAGAGGAGTGGGTATGGCTGACTTATCCCCAGAGACTGGGAGTTTATTAATTAACCACTTTTGGTGGTGGACTTTTCCCAGTTAGTCATAGGACTTCTGCCTCTGATTCCATTCTAATGAAACTACTTAACTTTCTTCTTCTTGGTCATCTactagataaaaatattttccataattGTGTTGAGGAAGTGAAAAATTGTGCAGGGTCGACGTTATGTCTTATGCACGCCAGATCTTCTGCTGCCAGTGATTTGAATGTGCTGGGGAGTGAGCTAACAAGCCCAGAAAGCGTACCTTTGTGCATGGGATATAACAGGAGTGTAACAACGGTGAATACTGCCTTTGGGGCAGGGAGGAACTTATCCTGAGAAGCATATGGGCAAAGATTTCCCCAGGAGCTAGCTTGCTCTATGAAATAAGCCAAGGTCTGCTATATTTGAGCATCTACTGAAGTATTTATCTATTTGCAACTGTTTGACCATATCTTGTAGGTCCCTAAACTACCTACATAATTTACTGGGCCCAGCACAATGTGCAAATGTGGGCTCCTCCTTTTAAAATGATTAAGAATTTCAAGAtagggcgctggagagatggctcagtggttaaaagcaccagctgctcttccagaagacccgggttcaattcccagcacccacatggtagctcacaactgtaactccagttccaggggatctgataccttcacaccaatgcacataaaataaagttaaataaattattaaaaaattcaaGATAGTGACATTAAGGTATTAGACTAGAGTGGACCTTTCTAAGTCCACAGCCTCGTGTAGTTGCAGTTACTCAGGAAACGGGACTCAGGTTCAGAATTGATCAAGATGGGCGTGGATGAGTGATGGAAACATAATTCTTTTTGAACCAGTGAGTTTTTGTGTTGAGCAGATGGATCTTTCCTCTCTTAGGGAGGGAATCAGAGTGAGTTCTGAGTTTGGCTTCTAGAATAGCTTTCTCTAGTTTCCACAGAACAGATTATACAGCTGAAAAGGTTCTAAGACCAAGTGAGTTTGTAAAATAGGTTAAGCAAAATGAGGTGGGCTCTGGCCAACGTTCTAGGTCCCTCAGCGTGCTGTGTGGCCTGTCAGGAGGGGCCTGGTTTGGGCAGTAACCCCCCTTACCTTACTTACAGTGTACTTCTGGCACTTCAGCATGCAGCACACCTGGACAAATCCTTCACTAgagtctttttaaattaaaaaaaaaaaaaagtcacattctCTTATGCAGCCCATGTATGCCACAAATGTACAgtccttttgcctcagcttcctgagtgctggcattacaggcatgtttCACCATGCATGGCTCCTTGATGGTTTTTGATGTTCAGTTCATTGCCTGCTCAGGTAGTTGGGTTCACTCACCTCATGTGACCTTCCAGTCCTTAGTACCTGAATACCCAAGAACACAGTGTCAAACCTGGAATGGGGCGAGGGTGAGAGCTTAGGGGTTCCTTCATACAGACAGGTGTAGTGGTGGGAGAGAAGAGGTCTGCTTGGACAGATAAGCTATCTGCTGAGCATCCACTCTTTGCTTCCCTGAGCTACACTGAGTCCCGGGCACCAAGTGAGCCTGTTAGTTAGTAATGCTCCGTGCCTGTACCCAGCGCCCTGTGCCAGGGAGCTCCCAGAGGTGTTCCTTCACAGTCTTCTGCTGCTTCCTGATGCTGTAGGCCTGCTGACCACACCTGAGTGATGTCAGTGTTTTCTGTGATTGGCTGATGTACAAATGCAGCAGCATGTACTAGTCTCCAGGAGCAGTCTGCAAAGGTCAGTGGGAACATCCCATTTGACAGATGAGGAATTTAAAACTCCAGCATGACCAGTAACGTGTCCAGGAGAAAACTGCTAAGATACATTGGCACTGCCGTTTGATGACTGGTTCTGACCTCGCTGTTTTCGCCTTCAGCAGCATGGTACCCTGGGAAATGCTCAAGGAAGGTCTTTGCCATTGGGAGCCTTTGGAGTGATAACGTACCATTCATCTCTGTGTTTTTCCTTCCTAGGGATGCTGTGAAGAAGTGCTTCGCTGTGTGTCTTGCATAGTACACTGCCAGTCTGCAGAGAGCACCGTGGATTGTAGCCGGTGGACAGTTTTGTAAATACCCGCTCAACTCTGTCTCACAGACATGTGCCTTTAACTTGCAGCAGTGTGTTGCTTGCAATTTGGACATTTTTGAGGGTTGCCATGGGAGCAGTCATGAATCCTAAACCCTAATGTCTGTAGCACAGTGTGGGGTTCTGTGGCTAGTGTGGAGGACTCTTCCTCATGACCATTTTCCTCTCTGGATGGTTTCAATCTTTGTTTAATC comes from the Onychomys torridus chromosome 11, mOncTor1.1, whole genome shotgun sequence genome and includes:
- the Sft2d2 gene encoding vesicle transport protein SFT2B, yielding MDKLKKVLSGQDTEDRSGLSEVVEASSLSWGTRIRGFIACFAVGILCSLLGTFLLWVPRKGLTLFAVFYTLGNMASIGSTIFLMGPVKQLKRMFEPTRLIATILVLLCFALTLCSAFWWHKKGLALIFCILQSLALTWYSLSFIPYARDAVKKCFAVCLA